The region AACATAtttataattttgtcattattgatattttttaaaacatttttttttcaatatacgACACTAAACCATCAATCAAAAATTAATCACTCATTTTTTTTACGTATACAAAAAATCTAAGATTTTAAACCTATGGATTGATTATGGTCGATGGAGGGGATGAACAACAACAAAGGACGACTGAATGGAAGTTGGCAGGCGCAAAAGTTTAAGGCTTGAGGCCGTAGGGAACGGGAGTCATTGAATCGTTGAATGTCGTttctaattcttttttttttctttttttttttaattttagtgGATTAAGCTATATTTACACATTGAACTTGTTCTAAATGGTTATTATGTATAAAAAATATAGATTCATTGATATTCCTTCCTTAAAAAAATTATTAGGTAACTCCTTTAAAAATATTAAGGTagttcctttatatatatatatatatatatatatatatatatatatatatatatatatatatatatatatatatatatatatatatatatatacctctattataattttaaaaaaaaggtaggtcctaggacctaccttcCCTTAACCTAAGATACGCCCATGGACATAAGTATTACGTGAATGTCCTATTACGTGAATGTCCTGAACATTGTTATATACACCACCAACACCTGAAcatgttttaaatatataaattagaCAAAACTTCATAAACACATGTCTATGGCTTTATAAAATCTGAAGTTTCATTTAAAAAACCTCACGGATGCTctatgtggtttcaaaacttttgatgtttaGTCTTTATGCTTCACTTTGTTAGATTTGTCTGTAAAGTGTCCACCATTTCATTATTTTAGAGACTATTTATGaggttttttcttatttttttttaaatgaaatttaaTATGCAATGGATCTGTCTTTCTCTCTCTCCAAGATACTTGCACTCCTAAGGGAAAAACCATAGTTACCTAATTCGGGGATCGCTCCGGTATGGGAACGAGGTACGGGTACAAGGTTCACTAGATTGGAAGTATCGGATTTGGAGGGGGTAGGCTCATTTCGATACGAACCTGTACAGTGTACCATGAAGTCCGGTACAGTGTACCCAAATGTAAAccatttttaaaaacatattattgtAAATGTATGATAAAACAGGAACATATTATATCAGATTACCAAAATACCAAAAACATAAGTTATCAAACCTTTCAAATCTTAACTTTTAAGTACCAAAAGATGTAACAGATTACATGACAAAAGATGAAACAGAAAATCCTAATATGTTACGTAacataacaacataacataagAGGAACAATACAAAATTACCAAACATAAAGCATCTAATCTAACCGTTGTCTTTTTCCTTTCCCGTAacataacaacataacataagcaGTAAGGAGTGACTTTttcaaatgaaaggtcatgggttcaaGTCTCACTAGGAGACATAGGTGGTGTTTAGGATTATATTAGGAGTATGATAGTTTGtcgttacaaaaaaaaaaaaagattctcCCAAATCATTTCCTCCAATCGGGCACTTGAACCTTCTATATAATCGCTTTCTGGATTCATGTCCCATTTTTTTTAGGGGTCCGGATTTATAAGATTCTGAAAAACGGGATAGAAGTCTAATGTTTGAGTGAATAAAAACAAGTTTATCCACTCTCTTGCAATTTAAACGGTTTCGCTTCATGTTATAAATATAGGAGTATGTACTCTAATTTCTCTCCGCCGAGGAGCTACTAATCGGTTGAGAGAGTACTCTTTTTGCCACATTCGCCAATTCTGGAGTCTCCGATCTATAAGTTGCCCACCAATTAATTTCGTCCATGGTTACGGCATCGATTTGAGAAGAGGTCATAGAGTAAATTCCTTTCTTCATATGAAATTTCACGAATTGTTCTCGTAAATTTTTTGCTTCTTCTTCACTCTCCGCGATTCTATTAAACGCCTCCATAACACCAAGTACAATTTCTATGTCTTGGTTGGGAGCTTTTCGTGTCATGCCACGGGTGCCAATTTTGCTAGGCAGTATTTATCATAGTATTTTGGATTTAAGGCAAATTCCAAACAATGAAGAGGGATTGTCATCTTCTCCCACCTATCCAAAAGAATTTTTTCAACTTGAGGGTAATAACTTGCATATTTATTTTCCCTTATGACATCCTTGATTTCACCGAGCATGTTGTCCATCCTTTCATAAATCTCTCCCATTTTGGGACCTTCACCATCATAAAATTTTAATAGCAAAAATATTGGTTTTGTAATAGCCAATATATTTTTAACATCGTCCCAAAACTCATCATCTTTAATTGTATCGATGATTTTTGCCTTAACTATTCGAGTGGGTTCGTCTGCATTTTTGACCCATTCTCGCCACAAATTAAGAACAATTGTTGTAGAAAGAGCCTCCCTACACTCAATTAATCTTTTCAAAACTATATAATGTGGGGCAAAACACGTTTTTGCAACTTTCAATAACTCTAGTGTTGAGTTTTCCCTACAAAATGATAATGCATGTGTGTGGTTAATAAAATACTTGACAATACCTTTGCCTCTCATATATGTCTCCGCTAGCCAATAAAACTCCTTCGCCAAGTCTTTAAAAATGAGATTTAAGGTGTGCACGCAACAAGGGGACCAAAAAATATGTTTGTGCATCCTTTCGATCTCCCGCCTGGCAGCCTTGCAATTAGCCACGTTATCGGTTACAACTTGTAACATATTACTTGGTCCAATATTATCGATGGCTCCAAGTAGAAACTTTGAAATTTCTACCCCCGATTTTTCAACCCCCGAAAAGTCTTCCGCGTACATGAACGTTGCAACATGGGAATTAAACGCAAGGACATTGATAAGTGGTTTATGTTTCACATTAGAACACCCATCCGAGACTATTGAGACTCCTTGTGTGATCCACGTTTCCTTAATTGGTATAAGCTCCTTTTCAACGTCCCTAACACATTCATCATGTAATACGATTCTTGCTTTTTCACATGATGGGGGTTTGTATCCATCCGGTGCATTCTTGATAACACTAATCATTTCAATGAATTGCGGGTTGTGTAAAACATTGAAAGGGATTCCGTTGGCACATAATCCTCGAACTATCTTCAAGTCCACCCCATCCCTCTCTAATATGCCAAATGATCTTTCAATGCGTTTCCTTGAAGATGCATTTTTAGAGATAACATAATTCTTCAAACACTTTGCAACTCCACTGTTTTCTGCTTCTGTTACCTTCTTCCTAAGAATTTCTCGCTTCTATTGATCTCTAACCATGACTGGACATCTTTTAATGTCGGCGGTTTTCCCTACAGCAGGTCCAAAAAAATGGACATGGAT is a window of Lactuca sativa cultivar Salinas chromosome 1, Lsat_Salinas_v11, whole genome shotgun sequence DNA encoding:
- the LOC111915231 gene encoding uncharacterized protein LOC111915231, whose protein sequence is MLFGRNTNTPADSETQGDTHISETQPDYIDVDDEGKDASRPLLEEVTFNGAGNNKNFGDLNSRFVTAGKPPTLKDVQSWLEINRSEKFLGRRKRIERSFGILERDGVDLKIVRGLCANGIPFNVLHNPQFIEMISVIKNAPDGYKPPSCEKARIVLHDECVRDVEKELIPIKETWITQGVSIVSDGCSNVKHKPLINVLAFNSHVATFMYAEDFSGVEKSGVEISKFLLGAIDNIGPSNMLQVVTDNVANCKAARREIERMHKHIFWSPCCVHTLNLIFKDLAKEFYWLAETYMRGKGIVKYFINHTHALSFCRENSTLELLKVAKTCFAPHYIVLKRLIECREALSTTIVLNLWREWVKNADEPTRIVKAKIIDTIKDDEFWDDVKNILAITKPIFLLLKFYDGEGPKMGEIYERMDNMLGEIKDVIRENKYASYYPQVEKILLDRWEKMTIPLHCLEFALNPKYYDKYCLAKLAPVA